A stretch of Porites lutea chromosome 5, jaPorLute2.1, whole genome shotgun sequence DNA encodes these proteins:
- the LOC140937251 gene encoding uncharacterized protein produces the protein MNKFKTCREILLLSYADNNISDEEFVALYDCYRSKNPDFGYQSYDVFDLENMNSADCKAEFRVEKADLPRLADALHIPAVFQCKQRSICDGLEGLCVLMRRTSYPCRFSDMIQRFPRPVSVLSLITNEVMDFIYDNHCHLVTEWNRDVLSSVALQQYAETISRKGSPLNNCFGFIDGTVRPISRPGNGQRIVYNGHKRVHGLKFQSIALPNGLIGNIFGPVEGRKHDAGMLADSGLLNDMGNFTFSPAGQPLCVYGDPAYPLRIHLQAPYRQGRLTQQMEDYNKAMSEVRVSVEWLFGDVINSFKFLDYKKNLKIGLSSVGKMYIVCALLRNAITCLYGNQTSEFFDLEPPTLEEYFQ, from the exons atgaacaaatttaAGACTTGTCGAGAGATACTTTTGCTTAGCTATGCAGACAACAACATTTCGGACGAAGAATTTGTTGCATTATACGACTGTTATCGttcaaaaaatccagatttcgGCTATCAATCGTACGATGTTTTCGATCTAGAAAACATGAATTCAGCTGACTGCAAAGCCGAATTTCGAGTTGAAAAGGCAGACCTTCCTCGCCTTGCAGATGCCTTACATATTCCCGCGGTGTTTCAATGCAAACAGAGAAGCATTTGTGATGGTTTGGAGGGACTGTGTGTGCTGATGAGACGAACAAGTTATCCCTGCAGATTCAGCGATATGATTCAACGTTTTCCAAGACCAGTTTCTGTTTTGAGTTTGATTACAAATGAAGTCATGGATTTTATTTATGACAACCACTGTCACCTGGTAACAGAGTGGAATAGAGATGTACTTAGCTCAGTTGCTCTTCAACAGTATGCTGAAACCATCTCAAGGAAAGGATCCCCTCTAAATAACTGCTTCGGTTTCATAGATGGCACGGTCCGACCAATCTCTAGACCTGGGAATGGACAGAGGATTGTGTATAATGGACACAAACGGGTTCATGGACTAAAATTTCAGTCCATTGCCTTACCGAATGGACTTATAGGAAACATCTTTGGGCCAGTAG AGGGACGAAAACACGACGCGGGTATGCTCGCTGACTCTGGGCTTCTGAACGACATGGGAAACTTCACCTTTTCCCCAGCTGGCCAACCTTTGTGCGTTTATGGCGATCCGGCTTACCCCCTCCGGATTCATCTTCAGGCGCCATATCGCCAGGGACGTCTAACCCAACAAATGGAAGATTATAATAAAGCAATGAGTGAAGTGCGAGTGTCCGTGGAATGGCTTTTCGGGGACGTAATTAATTCCTTTAAGTTTTTAGATTACAAGAAAAATCTAAAGATAGGTCTAAGCAGCGTAGGAAAAATGTATATTGTATGTGCTTTGCTACGAAATGCCATAACTTGTTTATATGGTAATCAGACGTCTGAGTTTTTCGACCTGGAGCCGCCAACTCTAGAGGAGTATTTCCAGTAA
- the LOC140938780 gene encoding beta-1,3-galactosyltransferase 4-like — MMFFWLKKLIVVFSSFIAAVFLCELLISFPSTSSYTKKLFQGLSTGENHPFRSTTNAIEVVQEPDEQLIIFITSAPVQNERRLSIRQTWLSLLVNNTIARGRSSIRTMKNPSNSSNNLVIHYWFVCGRDTKQEVESAVEDESAVYGDILRLEYTETYSLLVFKTMSSLWLASTMDIQFIVKVDDDVYLHVPKMIWWLKTSSLPKKLYAGSVEYGAKINRNPKHKWFVSEQFLNDSWFPPYCNGPFYILSKSALLELLKVSSNEGLTPFPLEDAYIGILAKRVGIAPLQLKGKRVLITWPWVVIGLEDKKLNDFFALGHGLSIERMFKLHERFINLTFI, encoded by the coding sequence ATGATGTTCTTCTGGTTAAAGAAACTAATCGTGGTATTTTCTTCGTTCATTGCTGCGGTCTTCCTCTGTGAGTTACTGATCTCTTTCCCGAGCACATCTTCCTATACTAAGAAGCTATTTCAGGGACTTTCGACGGGAGAAAATCATCCTTTTCGATCTACAACAAATGCAATCGAAGTTGTCCAGGAGCCTGACGAGCAATTAATAATATTCATTACAAGTGCACCCGTTCAAAATGAAAGAAGACTATCGATACGACAAACATGGCTGTCTCTCTTGGTTAATAACACCATTGCGCGAGGACGATCATCCATACGAACAATGAAAAACCCATCTAACTCATCTAATAACTTGGTTATCCACTACTGGTTTGTTTGCGGACGTGACACAAAACAGGAGGTTGAATCCGCCGTGGAGGATGAAAGCGCCGTTTACGGCGACATCTTAAGGCTGGAGTACACCGAAACATATTCACTGCTTGTCTTTAAGACTATGAGCTCTTTGTGGCTTGCTTCTACCATGGACATTCAGTTCATCGTCAAAGTGGACGATGACGTATATTTGCACGTTCCTAAGATGATTTGGTGGCTGAAAACGTCTTCTTTACCCAAGAAGCTTTATGCTGGCTCTGTGGAATATGGGGCAAAAATTAATAGAAATCCAAAGCATAAATGGTTCGTTAGTGAACAATTTCTTAACGACTCTTGGTTCCCTCCATACTGTAACGGGCCCTTTTATATTTTATCTAAAAGCGCTCTTCTCGAATTACTTAAGGTTTCCTCAAATGAAGGCCTGACGCCTTTCCCTTTAGAAGACGCCTATATAGGAATATTGGCAAAAAGAGTTGGAATCGCGCCCTTACAGCTTAAGGGAAAACGTGTCCTCATTACCTGGCCATGGGTGGTAATTGGCTTGGAAGATAAAAAACTTAACGATTTCTTTGCATTGGGACATGGCTTGTCCATTGAACGAATGTTCAAACTTCACGAAAGATTCATTAATTTGACGTTTATTTAA